A genomic region of Pseudopipra pipra isolate bDixPip1 chromosome W, bDixPip1.hap1, whole genome shotgun sequence contains the following coding sequences:
- the LOC135404868 gene encoding hydrocephalus-inducing protein homolog, giving the protein MPEGTLAEEGFVPSKNSNCVACELVCSAAAHKYSPLLTSLCGFSAGPDGSLEFGTINVLDNKQQVLSLQNKGLYDIEYSFKLTTGSAKRGDLESPFTVRPQGAVLKASQPPVKVEVLFHPTTEVFLESKRILLCQVIDLKSGQGGETVATIPVRVSARAVYSKYSIEPASPIDFGAMVKGTKKSQVLIVENKGTLNFKFLIHRAPPLQRLSSLQACSRCPLAPAPSVLGASRRSQWIATQEQRGNARSSCTLISATETPRTIPSAFPLP; this is encoded by the exons ATGCCTGAAG GGACACTTGCTGAAGAGGGTTTTGTGCCATCCAAGAACTCCAACTGTGTAGCTTGTGAGCTggtgtgctctgcagcagctcacaaATATTCACCACTTCTTACCTCGCTCTGTGGGTTTTCTGCAGGTCCAGATGGCAGCTTGGAATTTGGAACCATTAATGTCCTGGATAATAAGCAGCAAGTCCTGAGTCTGCAGAACAAAGGCTTATATGACATTGAGTACAG TTTCAAGCTGACCACTGGAAGTGCCAAGAGGGGTGACTTGGAATCTCCCTTCACTGTCCGGCCGCAGGGGGCTGTGCTGAAAGCCTCCCAGCCACCTGTGAAAGTTGAGGTCCTCTTCCACCCCACGACTGAAGTGTTTCTCGAGAGCAAACgcatcctgctctgccag GTCATTGATCTCAAATCGGGTCAAGGAGGCGAGACCGTTGCCACCATCCCAGTGAGGGTGTCGGCGAGAGCTGTGTACAGCAAGTACAGCATCGAGCCTGCCTCGCCCATCGACTTCGGTGCCATGGTTAAGGGCACCAAGAAGAGCCAGGTCTTAATTGTGGAGAACAAAGGCACCCTCAACTTCAAATTCCTCATCCACCGAGCACCTCCACTGCAAAG GCTCAGCTCACTGCAGGCGTGTTCACGGTGTCCCCTTGCTCCGGCTCCGTCGGTCCTGGGGGCCAGCAGAAGATCACAGTGGATTGCAacacaggagcagaggggaaatGCGAGGAGCAGCTGTACATTGATATCAGCAACAGAGACCCCAAGGACAATCCCCTCAGCATTCCCTTTACCCTGA
- the LOC135404869 gene encoding LOW QUALITY PROTEIN: oocyte zinc finger protein XlCOF15-like (The sequence of the model RefSeq protein was modified relative to this genomic sequence to represent the inferred CDS: deleted 1 base in 1 codon) — protein MAMAPGSHCLVLLLLLGILGSLALDKPDPLEDVVIDRYYIPKICLREAQMGDFIPQQQSSHLLTHQHIHTGERPYLCVECEKSFRDSSNLCKYQHIHTGERPNMCEECGKSFRQSSHLRRHQLIHTGERLYQCGQCGKRFQTSSSLLRHERIHTDERPFRCTDCGKGFQRTQNSTLVRHRGIHTRERPYTCGECGKSFAQSGHLSKHHHIHTREMPYKCGECGKSFTQSSNLTRHQETHQ, from the exons ATGGCCATGGCCCCGGGCAGCCACtgcctcgtcctcctcctcctcctgggcatCCTGGGGTCCTTGGCGCTGGACAAACCCGACCCCCTGGAAGACGTGGTGATAGACAGATACTATATCCCCAAAATCTGCCTGCGGGAGGCACAGATGGGGGATTTCATTCCCCAACA gcagagctcccacctgctcactcaccagcacatccacactggggaacggccctacctATGTGTGGAATGTgaaaagagcttcagggacagctccaacCTCTGCAAataccagcacatccacactggggaacggcccaacatgtgtgaggaatgtgggaaaagcttcaggcagagctcccacctccgaagacaccagctcatccacactggggaacggctTTACCAGTGTGGacaatgtgggaagaggtttcagaccagctccagTCTCCTCCGGCATGAGAGGAttcacacggatgagaggcccttccgctgcaccgactgcgggaagggcttccaA AGAACTCAGAACTCCACCCTCGTCAGGCACCGgggcatccacaccagggagaggccctacacgtgtggggagtgtgggaagagctttgcccaGAGTGGACACTTGTCCAAACACCA CCACATCCACACTAGGGAGatgccctacaagtgtggggagtgtggaaagagcttcacccagagctctaacTTGACGAGACACCAAGAGACGCACCAGTAA